Below is a window of Paraburkholderia azotifigens DNA.
AGCGACGAGTGACTATCGCCGCCGCCGCGCCGAAGTGCTCGAATTCAACCGCAACAACGACGTGCTGAAAAAGGGCCTTGCGCTCACGCCCGTCAAGTTCGGCATCGCGTTCAACGTGACGCACTTCAACCAGGCGGGCGCGCTCGTTCATATCTATACGGATGGCTCGGTGCTCGTGAATCACGGCGGCACGGAAATGGGCCAGGGTTTGAACACGAAGGTCGCGCAGGTCGTCGCGCATGAACTCGGCGTGAGCTTTGGCCGCGTGCGCGTGACGGCCACGGATACATCGAAGGTCGCGAATACGTCGGCCACCGCTGCATCGACAGGTTCGGATCTGAACGGCAAGGCCGCGCAGGATGCCGCGCGCCAGTTGCGCGAGCGCCTCGCCGCATTCGCCGCGGAAAAGTTCGGCGCAGGCGAAGTGACGGCGGCACAGGTGCGCTTTGCGGGCGACTGCGTGCTGGTCGGCGATGCCGTCGTGCCGTTCGAGGAAGTGATCGCGAAGGCGTATCTCGCGCGTGTGCAACTGTGGTCCGACGGTTTTTACGCAACGCCGAAGCTGTACTGGGATCAGGCGAAGCTGCAGGGCCGGCCGTTCTTCTACTACTCGTATGGCGCGGCCGTGTCGGAAGTCGTGATCGACACGCTGACGGGCGAAATGCGCGTGCTGCGCGCCGATGCGCTGCATGACGTGGGCGCATCGCTGAATCCCGCCATCGACGTGGGCCAGGTCGAAGGCGGCTTCATTCAGGGCATGGGCTGGCTGACGACGGAAGAGCTGTGGTGGAACGCAGGCGGCAAGCTGATGACGCACGCGCCGTCCACGTACAAGATTCCGACCGTCAACGATACGCCGCCCGATTTCCGCGTGCGGCTTTTCAAGAACCGCAACGCGGAGGACAGCATCCATCGTTCGAAGGCAACGGGCGAGCCGCCGTTGCTGCTGCCGTTCTCCGTGTTCTTCGCGATCCGCGATGCCGTGGCTGCCGTCGGCGATTACAAGGTGAATCCGCCGCTGAACGCGCCCGCGACGGGCGAGGAAATTCTCAAGGCGATTCGTGCGGTGCGCGCTTCGCGTTCGGCCTGAACTTCACAAGAGGAGGCGCGCCATGCTGCACGTTCCGTCATTCGCCGACATGCCCGTTCAGATCGGCCGCCGCAGCGCTCATGCGACGAAGCTGCCGCCACCGATGCACGTCGTCCTGTTCGGCGCGGGCCACGTCGGTCATGCGCTGGTTTCGCTGCTCGGCCGGCTCCCGTGCGTGGTGCAATGGGTCGACGAACGCGACGAACTGTTTCCCGACGAGGTGCCGGCGAACGTGCAGGTGGAAGCGACCGATGCGCCCGACGCGATCGTCGACGAAGCGCCCGCAGGCGCGTACTTTCTCGTGATGACGCACAATCACGCGCTCGATTTCGCGCTCGCCGAGCGCATCATGCGGCGGCGCGATTTCACGTACTTCGGGATGATCGGCTCGAAGACGAAGCGGGTGAAGTTCGAACGCCGTCTGATCGATCGCGGGGTGGATCCGCAGCGTCTGTTCGAAATGACCTGCCCGATCGGCGTGCCGGGCATCGTCGACAAGGCGCCGCCGTCGATTGCCGTCGCGGTGTGCGCGGAG
It encodes the following:
- the xdhC gene encoding xanthine dehydrogenase accessory protein XdhC, translating into MLHVPSFADMPVQIGRRSAHATKLPPPMHVVLFGAGHVGHALVSLLGRLPCVVQWVDERDELFPDEVPANVQVEATDAPDAIVDEAPAGAYFLVMTHNHALDFALAERIMRRRDFTYFGMIGSKTKRVKFERRLIDRGVDPQRLFEMTCPIGVPGIVDKAPPSIAVAVCAELLQVRSQQISLAGLASAQEADCVGV